A single Leptolyngbya sp. 'hensonii' DNA region contains:
- a CDS encoding DUF1574 family protein, which produces MLETPHEPGGTIPKSEGGFPVGQNGHGFSPAKQGEPAPKKTSPSPTTAQEKPSGNRQTALEQWAQLGIGLREAQIKVRVQANNLHILCEASQSPRVGIVIPRLLRLLAATNLEDLLPPQNPPVYQVYVYSRVSNQSRPSWAKLIYLNQLDRYLEQLDPSSKARSSSATPPQVPAEQPELSATAVASCSALVLSNYSLARQGNGDAIARYLSETLSALEVAVQVSVKAIDYPAGTNLEQQQRNRRLCVFCDSTYSPDPALIAEPITQKLRDLRLSHFRDAIVLSRVIGEDTINWTLRIDLTPAEEMLEEWARWGDVQAIVCLLNQSLEVQAITLTASLKESTLHLLCEQTPGRSNGKAAPDRGKVLQVVAPLLEKIAPQGILAAALYGQVAGQDVPVWVEWLTLPATLHAALASSALNLAHQGDQPALLFLLHRLLNPDLDWWLATGGLRVQLLPRDHLLHIMVDGPTCPKQEQVTTEAVKLIRQLQVPKLVGLRIYGRRAGQKRPLWNYGFDFVQRHRLVPQPTPEFAASDAYVGALLLEPGDLVPPADPIPPDLPTQLVRIPQRLVEGCRRFLILTQIFAATEPESSSAMTLLPESTPPALLGAGQPDGRTALVWTILGLLLVLGSDRLLGEFLQLQARMHQEAALAETTPVVQPKPPAQPTKPAAIPNLPNLSLNKSGQDRRRVFNSSGFTQTDTASPPPLEPSNIANIASSSVRIENPLDSPQNQWNRPLVQEVPSRYPTFNTRQLDRQLALYLQHISESGPPDILIVGSSRALRGIDPVALEKALAAAGHPNLRVFNFGINGATVQVVHLLVRELLTPAQLPKFILWADGARAFNSGRIDITYNGVLASAGYKSLTQERRSTLTSSPSLSQGSAPALGPTSQQPSAPTTPAFQLSSYAAVNDFLNQKLAAVSAVYPQQEQLQTFLRDRLAAWLPRQKLTSAQLLAQQNLAPTHNQNQPATQTKLLSPEAKKDSLLQAIDFSGFMPLSIRFNPTTYYQKFARVSGDFDSDYEAFQLEGKQAEALDALVQFLAERQIPLVFVNLPLTEDYLDPVRSEYEQQFQEFILQKAIGKGFVFRNLVDLWPNETDYFSDPSHLNRYGAYEVSNRLAQDPLITWPK; this is translated from the coding sequence ATGCTTGAAACTCCTCATGAACCAGGGGGAACTATCCCCAAGTCAGAGGGGGGATTTCCAGTTGGGCAAAACGGTCATGGCTTTTCCCCAGCCAAACAGGGAGAACCCGCCCCGAAAAAAACTAGTCCTTCCCCCACGACTGCCCAAGAAAAGCCCTCTGGGAACCGTCAAACTGCCCTGGAACAGTGGGCTCAGTTAGGCATTGGCTTGAGAGAGGCCCAGATCAAAGTCCGGGTTCAAGCCAATAACCTCCATATCCTGTGCGAAGCCAGCCAGAGCCCCAGGGTAGGGATTGTCATTCCCCGTCTGTTGCGCCTCCTGGCTGCTACCAATCTGGAAGATCTGCTGCCTCCCCAAAACCCACCTGTATATCAGGTCTATGTCTACAGTCGGGTTTCAAATCAGAGTCGCCCCAGTTGGGCAAAGTTGATCTACCTGAATCAACTCGATCGCTATCTGGAACAACTGGACCCATCCAGCAAAGCTCGATCCAGTTCTGCCACTCCACCACAGGTCCCTGCAGAACAACCCGAGCTCAGTGCGACAGCCGTTGCCTCCTGTTCTGCCCTGGTTCTTTCGAACTACAGTTTGGCTCGCCAGGGAAATGGGGACGCGATCGCTCGCTATCTGAGTGAAACCCTGAGCGCTTTGGAAGTAGCTGTTCAGGTGAGTGTGAAGGCGATCGACTACCCGGCTGGGACCAATCTGGAGCAGCAGCAGCGTAATCGTCGCCTCTGTGTATTTTGCGATTCCACCTACAGCCCTGATCCAGCCCTGATCGCTGAGCCCATTACTCAGAAATTGCGGGATCTGAGGCTGAGCCACTTCCGGGATGCCATCGTCCTCAGCCGCGTCATCGGCGAGGACACCATTAACTGGACTCTGCGAATTGATCTGACGCCAGCCGAGGAAATGCTGGAGGAGTGGGCTCGCTGGGGGGATGTCCAGGCGATCGTTTGCCTCCTGAATCAGAGCCTAGAGGTGCAGGCCATCACCCTGACTGCCTCGCTGAAAGAATCTACCCTGCACCTGCTCTGCGAACAAACTCCGGGCAGAAGCAATGGCAAAGCCGCCCCCGATCGAGGAAAAGTCCTGCAGGTTGTGGCCCCACTTCTGGAAAAGATTGCGCCCCAAGGCATCCTGGCCGCTGCTCTTTATGGTCAGGTTGCCGGACAGGATGTCCCTGTCTGGGTGGAATGGCTAACCCTCCCTGCCACGCTTCATGCAGCTCTAGCCAGTTCAGCTTTAAACCTGGCTCACCAGGGTGACCAGCCCGCCCTCCTGTTTCTACTGCATCGGCTGCTGAATCCTGATCTGGACTGGTGGCTGGCAACGGGCGGCCTGCGGGTGCAGTTGCTGCCCCGTGATCATCTGCTGCACATCATGGTCGATGGGCCTACCTGCCCCAAACAGGAGCAGGTGACGACCGAAGCGGTGAAGCTGATCCGGCAGCTTCAGGTGCCGAAATTGGTGGGTCTACGGATTTATGGACGGCGGGCAGGCCAGAAACGTCCACTCTGGAACTATGGTTTTGACTTTGTGCAGCGGCATCGGCTGGTGCCCCAACCCACGCCAGAATTTGCTGCCTCGGATGCCTATGTGGGGGCTTTACTCCTGGAACCGGGAGATTTAGTTCCTCCCGCAGACCCTATTCCTCCAGATCTCCCGACTCAACTAGTCCGGATCCCCCAGCGTCTGGTAGAGGGATGCCGACGCTTCCTGATCTTGACCCAAATCTTTGCCGCCACGGAACCAGAATCGTCCTCTGCCATGACTCTATTGCCTGAGTCTACCCCGCCTGCGCTGCTGGGAGCAGGGCAACCCGATGGGCGGACAGCCTTGGTCTGGACCATCCTGGGTCTACTCCTAGTTCTAGGTAGCGATCGGCTACTGGGAGAGTTTCTCCAACTTCAGGCCCGTATGCATCAGGAGGCGGCTCTGGCAGAGACCACCCCTGTGGTTCAACCCAAACCTCCGGCCCAGCCCACTAAACCAGCAGCCATTCCCAATCTGCCCAACCTATCCCTCAATAAATCAGGGCAGGATCGCAGGCGTGTCTTCAACTCCTCGGGGTTTACCCAAACAGATACAGCATCCCCGCCTCCCCTGGAGCCCAGCAATATTGCTAATATTGCCTCTTCCTCTGTCCGGATTGAAAATCCCCTGGACTCGCCACAAAACCAGTGGAATCGACCGCTGGTTCAGGAGGTACCCAGTCGTTATCCCACCTTTAACACCCGTCAACTCGATCGACAACTGGCGCTGTATCTCCAGCATATTAGCGAGTCTGGCCCCCCTGATATTTTGATTGTTGGCAGCTCTCGGGCGTTGAGGGGAATTGACCCAGTCGCTCTGGAGAAAGCCTTAGCTGCCGCAGGGCATCCTAACCTGCGAGTTTTCAATTTTGGGATTAATGGGGCAACGGTTCAGGTCGTCCATCTGCTGGTCCGAGAGTTACTGACCCCCGCACAACTGCCCAAGTTCATCCTGTGGGCAGATGGGGCCCGCGCCTTTAATAGCGGTCGCATAGACATCACCTACAATGGTGTGCTAGCTTCGGCAGGATACAAAAGTCTGACCCAGGAACGTCGATCGACCCTCACCTCATCTCCCAGTCTTTCCCAGGGGAGTGCCCCTGCACTAGGTCCAACCTCCCAGCAACCTTCTGCCCCCACAACTCCTGCTTTCCAGCTCAGTAGCTATGCCGCTGTGAATGATTTTCTCAACCAGAAGTTGGCTGCTGTATCCGCTGTCTACCCCCAGCAGGAGCAACTTCAAACGTTTCTGCGCGATCGACTGGCCGCCTGGCTGCCCCGCCAAAAACTAACCTCTGCTCAACTTCTGGCCCAACAAAACCTGGCCCCAACCCATAATCAGAATCAACCAGCCACCCAGACCAAACTCCTCAGCCCAGAAGCCAAGAAAGATTCTCTACTCCAGGCCATTGACTTCAGTGGCTTCATGCCGTTGTCGATCCGGTTTAACCCCACAACTTACTATCAAAAGTTCGCCCGGGTATCGGGAGATTTTGACAGTGACTATGAAGCCTTCCAATTGGAAGGCAAACAAGCTGAAGCCCTGGATGCCCTGGTGCAGTTCCTGGCGGAACGCCAGATCCCTCTGGTCTTTGTCAATCTGCCCCTGACGGAGGACTACCTCGATCCCGTGCGATCGGAGTATGAACAGCAGTTCCAGGAATTCATCCTCCAAAAAGCAATCGGGAAGGGCTTTGTTTTCCGTAACCTGGTTGACTTATGGCCTAATGAAACAGACTATTTCTCAGATCCCAGCCACCTGAATCGCTATGGAGCCTACGAAGTCTCGAATCGGCTGGCTCAGGATCCCTTGATTACCTGGCCAAAATAG
- a CDS encoding CHAT domain-containing protein codes for MLFPSSLMAITLQSRPIVAPAPQPLWIAQTVIPATDGTNTIVMPNGNQFNITGGQLSADQINLFHSFLQFNLNSDQIANFLATPTLQNILGRVTGGDPSVINGLIQVTGGSPNLYLMNPAGIIFGSTAILNVPASFTATTATSIGFGNNPFGALKPNNYTALTGSPDRFGFQGLQPGAIVNSGNLTVGQNLTLIGGTVVSTGSLSAPNGQILISSVPGQSLVKLSQAGSPLSLEIQPSKSSPPLSVPIVSLPELLTGGTGSNATGLTVNNQGQVELTGSGLQIQSGDVVITQKIQAAGDVTVMANNAVRFREGLNGSLVVQSGSNLTIQGAQAIDILALNNLDQGAPFQSGGNLTLISNGLVSGDSHFNSGGNFAILTLAGQPGTFVSFYDPIITAPGSYTSGSYTGASLKVQAGGTITFTGDITINAPDATATGDPDSAILTGSRAVILRTTAGNISTGNITTFLTGDPVSGPVILQAPGNITVGNVNTSAASVTVPAIGGDVTILAGNNVTFTSINTQGIGSSVFPPGFGGDVTISAQQGVVQGTGVIGITANTINTSGFGAGTAGTIQIQQAGGPNNVPFIVGNAISNGTVGALFQSGVAAVNPVTVFPILPTTTTVTPSGSISITSSNNAPLISPAVITLPTAAGGSVSLPLASIISVLDPNGDVTQLILTSLPTQGTLTVGGVALTPGSPLSAGTLVVYSPFSNTTTPDSFTVQAADINDGSFTSPLSFSNPGVINLQIQSQNDDPRNSPPGNLEGSRLDLKPFCGLSDVGFITAEEKFKSAYEKYSGSVSSAPTSSADSACQLLAEVEDGTGIKPALIYVSFVPVTTASLNQGKTSPSVSGEAWVPLPISLRPEDPDSGTGRTDPSLRTEILVQAEPEVTPKDTDQLELIVLTAKGQPFRKRLPITRTEVLRIARKFRSEVSNPSSTNYLEPAQQLYQWLIDPLEPELQKRQVKNLVFLMDRGLRSLPIAALHNGRNFIIEQYSVGLMPTISLTDTRRTNIQDAEVLAMGASEFRDQNPLPAVPLELAVITQKLRRGKLFLNAAFTPSALVAERRRDPVRIVHLATHSEFRPGSPENSFIQFWDRKIRLNEIRQLALNNPPVDLLVLSSCRTALGDEEAELGFAGLAIQAGVKTAMASLWYVSDEGTLGLMTEFYEKLKTGSIKAEVLQQAQISLLQGKVRIADGRLMTDTIAGNLLLPPELQNLGDQSLAHPYYWAGFTLIGNPW; via the coding sequence ATGCTCTTCCCTTCCAGCCTGATGGCGATCACGCTTCAGTCAAGACCGATCGTGGCCCCCGCACCTCAGCCTCTCTGGATAGCCCAGACGGTCATTCCAGCAACGGATGGCACCAATACGATCGTGATGCCGAATGGCAATCAGTTCAACATCACAGGTGGGCAACTCTCGGCAGATCAAATCAACCTGTTCCACAGTTTTCTCCAGTTCAATCTAAATAGTGACCAAATTGCCAACTTCCTAGCCACCCCGACCCTGCAAAATATTCTGGGTCGGGTCACAGGGGGTGATCCCTCCGTTATCAACGGTCTGATCCAGGTTACTGGAGGCAGCCCCAACCTCTATTTAATGAACCCGGCAGGAATTATTTTTGGATCCACGGCTATCCTGAATGTCCCTGCCTCCTTTACCGCCACGACAGCCACCAGTATCGGATTTGGGAATAACCCATTTGGTGCCTTAAAACCTAACAATTACACAGCCCTGACGGGCAGTCCCGATCGATTTGGCTTTCAGGGGCTGCAACCGGGGGCGATCGTCAATAGTGGGAATTTGACTGTCGGCCAGAACCTCACTTTGATCGGGGGGACCGTAGTCAGCACTGGTTCCCTGAGCGCACCCAACGGCCAGATTCTGATTTCCTCGGTCCCAGGGCAAAGTTTGGTGAAGCTGAGTCAAGCGGGGAGTCCCTTAAGTCTGGAAATCCAACCTAGCAAAAGCTCCCCACCCCTTTCTGTGCCGATCGTGTCCCTGCCAGAATTGTTAACGGGTGGAACGGGCAGTAATGCGACGGGATTAACCGTTAATAACCAGGGTCAGGTTGAGTTAACCGGGTCTGGGCTCCAGATTCAGTCAGGGGATGTGGTCATCACCCAGAAAATTCAGGCTGCCGGGGATGTGACTGTGATGGCTAACAATGCAGTTCGCTTCCGGGAAGGGTTAAATGGCTCCCTGGTGGTGCAATCTGGCAGCAATCTGACGATCCAAGGTGCCCAGGCGATCGATATTCTGGCCCTGAATAACCTGGATCAGGGGGCTCCCTTCCAGAGTGGGGGAAATCTGACCTTGATCAGCAATGGTTTAGTCTCTGGGGATAGTCACTTTAACAGTGGTGGCAACTTTGCCATCCTTACTCTGGCTGGTCAACCAGGAACCTTTGTCAGCTTTTATGACCCGATTATCACAGCCCCCGGCAGTTATACCTCAGGTTCCTATACAGGGGCCTCCTTAAAAGTTCAGGCAGGCGGCACGATTACGTTTACTGGGGACATCACCATCAATGCTCCGGATGCAACAGCCACAGGCGACCCGGACTCCGCCATCTTGACAGGTAGCCGAGCAGTAATTTTGCGAACAACGGCAGGGAACATTTCCACCGGCAACATCACCACATTCCTGACGGGTGATCCCGTTAGTGGTCCCGTTATCCTGCAGGCTCCGGGCAATATCACGGTGGGTAACGTGAACACCAGTGCCGCATCAGTCACCGTCCCTGCGATCGGCGGAGACGTAACCATCCTGGCAGGCAATAACGTCACCTTCACCTCGATCAACACCCAGGGAATCGGGAGTTCTGTGTTTCCACCTGGGTTTGGGGGAGATGTGACGATCTCGGCCCAGCAGGGAGTGGTTCAGGGAACTGGTGTGATTGGTATCACGGCTAACACCATTAACACATCAGGGTTTGGGGCTGGGACAGCCGGAACGATCCAAATTCAGCAGGCGGGTGGCCCCAACAATGTGCCGTTTATTGTCGGGAATGCCATAAGCAATGGAACTGTCGGAGCCCTTTTCCAGAGTGGTGTAGCCGCTGTTAATCCGGTTACAGTTTTTCCCATCTTACCGACGACCACCACTGTTACACCATCTGGCAGTATCAGCATTACCTCCAGCAACAATGCACCCCTGATCAGTCCTGCAGTGATTACCCTGCCCACCGCTGCCGGTGGATCTGTGAGCCTCCCCCTGGCCAGTATTATTTCTGTGCTTGACCCCAACGGGGATGTGACCCAACTGATTCTGACCTCCCTACCGACCCAGGGCACCCTGACGGTCGGTGGTGTTGCTTTAACCCCCGGCAGCCCTCTATCAGCAGGAACCCTGGTCGTCTATAGTCCCTTCTCTAACACCACAACACCAGACTCCTTTACGGTTCAGGCTGCCGACATCAACGATGGCAGTTTTACCAGCCCGTTATCTTTTTCAAATCCGGGGGTTATCAACCTGCAGATCCAATCTCAGAATGATGACCCCCGCAACAGTCCTCCAGGCAATCTGGAAGGATCCCGACTGGATCTGAAACCTTTCTGCGGCCTGTCGGATGTTGGATTTATCACTGCCGAAGAAAAGTTTAAGAGTGCTTACGAAAAGTACTCAGGTTCCGTCAGTAGTGCCCCGACTAGTTCAGCCGATAGTGCCTGTCAACTTCTGGCCGAGGTAGAAGATGGGACAGGAATCAAACCGGCCCTAATTTACGTCAGTTTTGTTCCAGTGACAACGGCCTCCCTGAACCAGGGCAAAACCAGCCCTTCAGTTTCCGGGGAAGCGTGGGTGCCGCTTCCGATCTCCCTCCGCCCCGAAGATCCTGATTCTGGGACAGGAAGGACTGATCCATCCCTGCGAACAGAGATTCTGGTTCAGGCAGAACCAGAGGTTACTCCCAAAGATACGGATCAACTGGAACTGATTGTTCTGACTGCGAAGGGGCAACCCTTCCGCAAGCGCCTGCCGATTACTCGGACAGAGGTTCTGCGGATTGCCCGCAAGTTTCGCAGCGAAGTGTCTAACCCTAGTAGTACCAACTATCTAGAGCCTGCACAGCAACTCTATCAGTGGCTAATTGATCCTTTGGAGCCAGAACTGCAAAAACGACAAGTTAAGAACCTGGTCTTTCTGATGGATCGGGGCCTGCGATCGCTTCCGATCGCAGCCCTCCACAATGGCCGCAACTTCATCATCGAGCAATATAGTGTTGGCCTGATGCCCACCATTAGCCTGACCGACACCCGCCGGACCAACATTCAGGATGCCGAGGTTCTGGCCATGGGAGCCTCCGAATTCCGCGATCAGAACCCCCTTCCTGCCGTTCCCCTGGAACTGGCGGTGATCACCCAAAAGCTCCGGCGGGGAAAACTGTTTCTTAATGCAGCCTTTACCCCCAGCGCTCTGGTAGCCGAACGACGCCGTGATCCAGTTCGGATTGTACATCTGGCGACCCACAGTGAATTCCGCCCAGGTTCCCCAGAAAATTCTTTCATTCAGTTCTGGGATCGAAAAATCCGTCTGAACGAAATCCGCCAATTGGCGCTCAACAATCCACCTGTTGATCTGTTAGTCCTGAGTTCCTGCCGCACGGCCCTGGGAGATGAAGAGGCCGAACTGGGGTTTGCTGGACTGGCCATTCAGGCGGGGGTTAAAACAGCCATGGCCAGCCTCTGGTATGTCAGTGATGAAGGCACCTTGGGCCTGATGACCGAATTTTACGAAAAGCTCAAAACAGGATCGATTAAAGCGGAGGTCCTGCAACAGGCCCAAATCAGTTTGCTTCAGGGAAAAGTCCGGATTGCAGACGGGCGGTTGATGACCGATACGATCGCTGGCAACTTACTCCTCCCCCCGGAACTCCAGAATCTGGGGGATCAATCCCTCGCCCACCCTTACTACTGGGCTGGATTCACCCTGATCGGCAATCCCTGGTAA